In the Phoenix dactylifera cultivar Barhee BC4 unplaced genomic scaffold, palm_55x_up_171113_PBpolish2nd_filt_p 000090F, whole genome shotgun sequence genome, CCAGTCAACTAAGTTTTCTGCAACCCCGAGTTTTTTGGTGTTGGCATAGATGGGATGCAAAATGCCAAAAGTAATGTTAATTTCAACAGTAATGTAAATTTCTCTTAATAGCTTAAAAATGATCTTTTCGTGGAGcataaatttatgaaatctaattAATGGTGAATGCAATCAAGTTTGGTGAAAATGAGGTATTGAAAAGCTCCAGTAATACGGTGAACTATTGATAAAACTAATTAATAGTAAAAGAAATATCATGCCTGGTGAAGGCGAGATAATGAATAGCTTCAACAATACTACTTTATGCGGTGGCAGTAGATAATGAAGCACTTGTTGATTGTAAGAGACCAATTTTTAGGGCTAACAAGAGTGGCCACAAGTTTAGCATCTCACAAACATCAACTACATCGAAGCAAGTCTATAGCACACTTAGTTTAATGAAGAAATAAACCCTCGTCATTAAATGAAGCAAAGGTGCCCCAAAAATAATCAAGGGCCAAAAGTTATCATGGCAAAGTCAAATTTGAGCCTCAAAATAAATCATGGCGGTAAATCGTTAATGCCAAAATCACAAATTTTTTGTCATGAAAAAAATTACtttcctagcaaaaaaaaataatgcacgCGACCCTCAAAGCTAACTTTTTGAGATAAAATAGATGTTTAGGCAATGTTGTTTACTCAATTTTAGTGACAAATTATTTTATCACGAATTATATATGTGTTAGCAACAAATTTATTTCattacaaaataatattttgcgaCGAATTACTATTTTCAACGATAAGGCATTGGCATCTGAGAATCTAACCATGGCTAATGGGAGATGGGTTTAAAAGTTGCTAAAGTTTTTTATTCCCACTGGATGATGTTGCAAGCTATTATTAGGTAGTCTatattcctagtttgtacaacCGTCCTATCTAATAATTTCTTGAGTCCACACAAATAAATATGGACAAAATCTTCTCCTATTTCTGCTACCATTTCAGCATTATGCAACATTGTTCTGTTCATTTGTAGCTTAGAGaatttctcctttctttctttctttatggcAAGCGGACAGACAATCTCAAGAGCATCCAGAAAACGCATGTGAATGGAAACATTAGTTCACCTTCCTACCATTCAAATTAACACGAAACTCTCATCTCACTACGCTTCAAAACCTCCATAGGCGCACCGTTCGTCTGGGCCCGGGCAATTTAGTAGCTGTGCGAGTGCCATCTTATCTTCCTGCATGGACAGCTCTTGTCATATCACGCAGGAgatccaattggattgagtaattctAAGCTACAGGATTTCCTTCAACTATTTACACAATCGgttcttttaatctttttacaGCACAATTTTATGCGAATGTATACACCATAGTTTATGGAGCAGAATTCAATATTTTAAAGAATCAGCAATGGACTCTGCTTTTCTTTCCCCCTTTTTAACCCAAGGCTACTCGATCACCAGAGTTTAGATTGCTGGAGCATTTCATCACCTCGCTGCTACTGCGGTTGCCCGGCGGATTCCCGGTACTTCTCGTGGAAGTCGAAGTCATGCGGCCAGGGGATCAAGCTTCGGGTCGGGAAGCAGCAGTCGCAGTCCACCGGGCACCGCTGCGGCCACTCCCACGACGaccccggcggcggcggcggcagcggcgaCTCCCCGGGCTCCCCCCGCCCCCCCGAAGCCGCGTCACGAAGCGGCCCCCAGCACTCCACCCTGTTGAACTCCGGCAGGTTAGAGTGGAAATAGACCCACACCAGAGCCTCCTCCAGTTCCGGGTAATTGTTGAGCAGATTCCTATCTCCATGAACAAACGCCTCCAACACCTACAAATTAAAACGCACATCAAATAACAACAGAATCCGAAAGAGAAAGGACATAGTCCAAggatgttaaaaaaataaaaataaaaaaagggcaaagagaattgtatttttagaagtagcattTATATAGGATTAAACCAATTAAGCTTGGCACAATCAATTATAAAACAATTGAGATAAAATTTGATAAAGCTGGCTAAATTTGGTATAATCCATCAATCAATGATTCTAACAAATTGAATGAGGGCGCACTACTGGGAGTTCCTTGCAGAAGATGTAGTGACGGAGGTTGGCGATGAGGTCGAGGAGGAAGTGGCCGCCGCTGATATGGCAGTGGACGTGGAGGGACATCTTGCCCTGGACCTTCTTCCACTCTGCCACCACCTCATCCCTCTGAAGCCGGTTGTACCAGCCCTTGAGCTGTTGTTGGATTACGCAAATAACCGAGTAAGTAcaagtctctttctttttctttggattCTATGAGTTGAGGAGAAGGGTGGTGGTTGCAATAAAACCTGGGCGCGGTTGATGGTGTTGGAGATGGCGAGGGTGAGCTTGGCGGTGATGTCGCTGTGGGTGAGGGTGTAGGTCCGGGGGAGCTTCCCGGGGTGCTTCTCCTCATCGACTCCGAGGAACGATACCTTCAACTTGGACGCCTCGAAGATCGCCGGCCCAAATAACCTCGCCGCCTATTAGAATCAAATCAAATCATATCAACTCCTCGAGTTAGTTATGTAGAAAGAGGAGACGAGAGGAATTCGAAAAGCTAGCTCACCGGAACGATGGCTCGTTTTCGTCTAGGCCGCTTcccaaggaggaggaagggggttcTCTTGAGATCCAAGGAAGAAGGGTGTTGCTTTAATTGGGTAGGAACCAGGAACAGAGTAGTGCTGCACCCCATCCTGTATGGCCTTCAAAATGGGGAAACTGGGAATAGAGCACAAAGAAAACTATAAGAAGAATAGGAAGGAAGAGAAAAATAGCGTGGAAATTGGAGATTCCAAGGCTAGGAGAGAAGTTGGACAGAGTCAAGGCTCTCTCTAATTTTCCACAGATTTGATGGGAGTAGGTTTCTGTCTGGGATACTATCGCGTGTGCCGAGGGCTGAGGCTATAGGATGTAGACGAAATATATGGGAACTGCGGGAGAGATCTAGAGCCTTTGCTTTCTTCGTTGCTTACGGGGAGACGACAGCTCCGGGCATCTCGGTGGGAGTATGCGTGTGGGAATGGTGATCGCGCGAGACTTGGCGGCTGCTTTTTTGTTCTAGCTTTGAAGCAAAACTTCCACGCTGTCTTCATTTTTTCAGCTAAAAGACGAAGAGGCCTTGTCTTGGTGCAACCTGGAGAGTTAAAACCAGCAcgtaaagtaaaactaagagaTTTGAGGTTCTGAATGCAAATATACAAagtaatcttcttctttttttcatacatatctttctaaatattaaaatttgcatgaataccctttcaaaattgatatttacatgtatactttcataaaatacttgttttacgTATATagcctttattttcttttttcttacatatatacccatacctaacgccgttaaaaaattagtagt is a window encoding:
- the LOC103716073 gene encoding protein STAY-GREEN homolog, chloroplastic-like isoform X2; its protein translation is MGCSTTLFLVPTQLKQHPSSLDLKRTPFLLLGKRPRRKRAIVPAARLFGPAIFEASKLKVSFLGVDEEKHPGKLPRTYTLTHSDITAKLTLAISNTINRAQLKGWYNRLQRDEVVAEWKKVQGKMSLHVHCHISGGHFLLDLIANLRHYIFCKELPVLEAFVHGDRNLLNNYPELEEALVWVYFHSNLPEFNRVECWGPLRDAASGGRGEPGESPLPPPPPGSSWEWPQRCPVDCDCCFPTRSLIPWPHDFDFHEKYRESAGQPQ
- the LOC103716073 gene encoding protein STAY-GREEN homolog, chloroplastic-like isoform X1 — its product is MGCSTTLFLVPTQLKQHPSSLDLKRTPFLLLGKRPRRKRAIVPAARLFGPAIFEASKLKVSFLGVDEEKHPGKLPRTYTLTHSDITAKLTLAISNTINRAQLKGWYNRLQRDEVVAEWKKVQGKMSLHVHCHISGGHFLLDLIANLRHYIFCKELPVVLEAFVHGDRNLLNNYPELEEALVWVYFHSNLPEFNRVECWGPLRDAASGGRGEPGESPLPPPPPGSSWEWPQRCPVDCDCCFPTRSLIPWPHDFDFHEKYRESAGQPQ